In Crinalium epipsammum PCC 9333, the genomic window TAAATTTAAGATTGGTTAATTAACCACAGATGTAGGCGTAGCCGTGCCGCAGGCTACACAGATAAATACTAAGATTAAATTTGTTTTTGATAAGTTTATTTATGAGCTTATTGCTGACAAATTTTATTTAATTCAATTGATTAGCGATCGCTCTTTGTGTCTGAAAATCAAAACTTAACACTCATAATGCCGCAAGACTATCCTACTGAACAATCAAGTCGCCCTCTAATATTAGGCGTTACGGGTGCTTCGGGTTTAATCTATGCTGTGCGTGCCTTGAAATTTTTATTAGAGGCAGAGTATACCATTGAGCTAGTTGCTTCCAAATCAACTTATATGGTTTGGCAGGCAGAGCAAGATATTCGTATGCCTGTAGAACCCGATCAACAAGAGCAGTTTTGGCGCGAGCAAGCTGGAGTAGACACTCAGGGTAAATTAAGATGCCATCGCTCAAGCGATGTTGGAGCTAATATTGCTAGTGGTTCGTTCCGTACACAAGGAATGCTGATTATGCCTTGTAGTATGAGTACTGTAGGAAAGTTAGCTGCTGGGTTAAGTTCTGATTTGTTAGAAAGGGCTGCTGATGTTCAACTCAAAGAAGGGCGTAAACTTGTAATTGTGCCGCGCGAAACTCCGTTTAGTTTAATTCATCTACGGAATTTAACTAGCTTGGCAGAAGTTGGGG contains:
- a CDS encoding flavin prenyltransferase UbiX, whose protein sequence is MPQDYPTEQSSRPLILGVTGASGLIYAVRALKFLLEAEYTIELVASKSTYMVWQAEQDIRMPVEPDQQEQFWREQAGVDTQGKLRCHRSSDVGANIASGSFRTQGMLIMPCSMSTVGKLAAGLSSDLLERAADVQLKEGRKLVIVPRETPFSLIHLRNLTSLAEVGVRIVPAIPAWYHQPKTIEDLVDFVVARALDQFDIDCIPINRWQGGHIKQ